ATTTCGATCCGGCGAATATGGTTCTCTATGGCTCGGGCGATCCGCTGAAGGCGCTCACGCTTTTGCAGGCCCACGTATCGTCGGTGCACTGTAAGGATGGCCGCTCTCCAGTTCCTGGGGGTAGTGGGCTGGGTAAGGAATGCGCATTGGGTGACGGAGAGGTAGATTTCCCCGGTTTTCTGCGGATATTGAAGAGCTTCAACTATTCCGGCGCGCTGACGATCGAGCGGGAGGAACAGGACCGTGCGCGGAGAACCGCAGATATCGGAACTGCAGTCGCCAGGCTCCGGCAGTGGACGGCATAGTTGGCCCTGGAAAGCTCGCGGATGGCGCAGGGTAAGGTCATCCTTCTCTAGTGAGTCTTTTGTTATAGATAGGTTTGTCAAGCGCGATATACTCGTTTGCGATGCCACGACGATCCAGTACACATCATCCAGGGGCCAAGCAGTCGATACGCATGAAAGCGTATCAGCTGATACAGCACAAGATTGCCACGGGAGAGCTGCGAGCCGGGACCTTAATCTCAGAGCTGGCGATCTCGAAGGAACTGGGCAGTAGCCGCACGCCGGTTCGAGAAGCGGCGGGACAGTTGCTTGCCGAGGGGCTTTTAGACCTTGGGTCAGGTGGCGGTATTGTTGTAACGCAGTTGACTCGGCAGGGCATCATCGATCTTTATGAGCTGCGAGAGGCGCTGGAGGTCTTTGCCGTGGGCCGGGCTGCGCGTGAAGGGGTGCGGCCGGCAGACAGGAAGCGGCTGGAGAGCCTGCTGGATGAGACCCAGATACTGATCAAGGAACTGAAAGAGTCCGGCAAGCCTGAATTGAATTCAGAGCAGATGAAGCGCTTTGCTGTCTCGGACCTTGGGTTCCATGCACTGTTGATTCGCCTGGCTGCGAATGCGCGCATCTTGAAAGTCGTGAATGATACGCGTTTGATGATCCGCATCTTTGCTATTCGGCGTAGCGGGCATAAGAGGGAAGAGCTGGAGCGGATTTACAAGCATCATCGCGCGATCCTGCAAGCTGTGGTCGATTGCGATACCGAGGGCGCTCGCAAGCTGCTCGCCGAGCACATCCAGGCCAGCGGGCGGGAGAGGCTCGAAGAATTCGATCTTTGGGAACGCGAAAACCATCTGGCGAACATTGACATGGGGAGTTCGTTCAGTTTCAACGGCTGACCGGCTCTATTTGAATGCTCGATAGCTCAACAGATTCGTTCTCATATAGCTAGCTACGGATTGTTGTACTCCTATATATTTCTATCCAAGAAATAAATAGACATTTTCAATGCCGACTCGAAACGTTTCGCGAATTGGGAAATAAATACGGATAGACAGGAAGGGTGAATGTCGGCACTGGCTCTGCTCTTTGTATCGCAACGGCTCACTCATCTCTCCGGCATCGATGTTCTAATTCTTGCGCTCTACTTCGCGGTCGTGATTTTCATCGGGTTTTATGTAAAAGGATCAACGAATACAAGCGAAGAGTTCTTTTTGGCGGGACGCGAAATGAGCGCCTGGATCGCCGGATTGAGTTTTGTTTCCGCGAATCTTGGGTCGCTCGAACTGATGGGCTGGGCTGGGTCGGCATATCAATACGGCATCCTTGCAACGCACTGGTACTGGGTTGGAGCGATTCCTGCGATGCTGTTTCTCGGCATTGTGATGATGCCCTTTTACTACATCTCGAAGACACATTCTGTCCCGGGCTATCTGCAACTGCGCTTTGGAGAGGGTTCTCGTGGACTTGCAGCAATCAGCTTCGGCTTGATGACGATCCTGATGTCGGGCGTCAATATGTTTGCGATGGCTGTAGTGATGCAGACAGTTCTCGGTTGGAACATTACTTTCTCGATCTGGATCGGCGCAATCACTGTAGCGGTATATGTAATGTTGGGTGGTCTTCGCTCAGCCATTATCAACGAGGTGTTGCAGTTCGTACTCATCTGGGCAGGTGCGGCGCTGATTCCCATTCTCGGCTTGATCGAAGCAGGCGGGTGGACAAATCTCAAGGCACAGATTGCGGTGAATGTCGGATCGAACGATTACACGCACCTTTGGTCGACTCTGGGGACATTTAAAGGCAATCCGATGGGAATTCACTGGACCGGGATTGTCTTTGGGCTCGGAATGATCATCAGCTTTGGCTATTGGACGACTGACTTTCTTGTGGTGCAGCGCGTGCTTTCGGCGAACAATCTGAGAGCGGCGAAGATGGCCCCCATCATTGGTGCGGCTTTCAAGATGGCGGTTCCGCTGATCGTGATTGTGCCTGGCCTGCTCGCGCTGGCTGTTCTTAAAAATCCCGACGGAAGCCTGATGCATCTTGTGCCTGGAGACGTAGCGAAGGCAACAGGGCAGCATGCGTATGACGAAGTGCTGCCGCTGATGCTGATTCGTTACTGCGGCCCCGGGCTGCTCGGCCTGGGTATTACGGCTCTCGTCGCCGGTTTTATGAGCGGAATGGCCGGAAATGTAAGTGCCTTTTCAACGGTGTGGACGTATGACATCTACGGTGCTTACATCAAGAAAAATGCTTCGGATAAACACTACGTTGCAATGGGCAGATGGTCGACCGTTATCGGTATGCTGGTCTCCATCGCTACCGCCTACCTGGTCGCTCATGCCAGTTCGATTATGGATTATGTACAGGCGCTCTTCAGTTTCTTTATTGCTCCGCTATTTGGCACAGTAATTCTGGGAATGCTGTGGAAGCGAGCGACGCGGGCCGGCGGCTTTTGGGGATTATTTGCCGGAACGGCCAGCTCGATCGCAATGTTTGCCTACGTGCAGACTGGAGGAAAAGCCGCATTGGCACGTATTGCGCTCTCACCCGATGCTCAGCCGATGGCGGAAAACATGTATCGCGCACTTTGGAGCTGGCTTGTGTGCGTTCTCGTTACAGTGACTGTCAGCATGATGACAAAGCCAAAGACAGATGAGGAACTGAAAGGCCTTGTCTACGGCGCAACGGTTATTCCCGATGACGGGGCCACGTCGGTTTGGCAGAAGCCGATCTTCTGGGCAGGAATCGTGACGGTCGTGTTTATTGCGCTCAATGTAATTTTCTTTTAGCGAACGCAGTTCTTACGAGGAGTTTATGGCAGAGGGAACAGGCAGGGGAGAATCGCTCAGCATCTGGTTCTTTGTCGGCGTCATGACGTTGTCGTATGGCCTGGTGCTATTGCCATATGGAGCATGGGCATGGGTCGGAAATCACGAAGCGAATACAACGTTGCATCAACTGCATCCCACATTCTGGTGGGGATTGTTGCTTACGCTCTTCGGTGGGTTCTACACAATTCGCTACAGGCCACGGTCCGGCGATACCGACCGCATCTGAACGACGATGAGGAATCGATGAACTCATTCCAGTTGGAAGGAAGATGCGCGGTCGTTATCGGAGGGACCTCAGGCATTGGCCATGCCATTGCACTTGGCCTGGCACGGGCAGGCGTGAATGTCATTCCTGTGTCACGCAGTGCTGAGGCTTCGGCACAGACGGCCCAGCAGGTAAGGAGCCTTGGCTGCCGCAGCCTCGACGCCTATGTGGATGTGACACAGCGCGCATCCATCGAGAAACTCCATGCTGCCGTCCAGAACGAGCTTGGTGATGTGCATGTTCTGGTGAACTGTGCTGGTGTAACGCAGAGGGCGCCTACTGCAACATTTTCAGAGAATGACTGGAACCGCATCTTCGATATCAACCTGAACGGTACCCTGCGAGCATGCCAGGTATTTGGACAGTCAATGATTGACCGGCGCAGGGGGAGGATTATCAACATCGCATCTCTTTCCACCCTCGTCGCTTTTCAGGAGGTAGCAGCTTATTGTGCTAGCAAGGCAGCCGTTGGCGCCCTGACCCGTTCTCTTGCGGTGGAGTGGGCGCCCTACAATGTGTTCGTGAATGCGATTGCTCCGGGGATATTTCCAACAGCGCTCAACTCCGCGATTCTTGAATCTCCGCGGGGCAAGGAGCTGAAGATGCGTACGCCGATGCAGCGCTTCGGACAACCGGAAGAACTGATTACGACTGCGCTTTATCTTGCATCGGATACCAGCAGTTTCACCACGGGGCAGATCGTTGCGGTGGACGGTGGTTTTCTTGCAAGCGGAGTCAATCAATAACTGCAAGGTATTGCTGGGGAAGCTCTGAAGGGGAAGACGATGAAGATAGTCGCAGCGCGGCTTATTGTGTGTTCGCCCGATCGTAATTTCGTTACTCTTCGCATCGATACGGACGAAGGGATCTACGGCCTGGGTGATGCCACGCTCAACGGGCGTGAGCTTGCCGTTGCAGCATATCTAGAAGAGCACGTTATTCCTTGCCTGATTGGCAGGGAAGCCTTTCAGATAGAAGACATCTGGCAATATCTCTATCGCGGTGCATACTGGCGGCGCGGTCCCGTGACGATGGCGGCGATCGGCGCCGTCGACATGGCGCTGTGGGACATCAAGGGAAAAGCGCTGAATACGCCGGTATATAACCTTCTCGGTGGGGCAAGCCGCCAGGGCTGTATGGTCTACACGCACGCGAATGGAAACGATATCAGTGCCGCTATCGATGCAGTCCAGCGCGAGCGTGAGGCGGGCTATCTTGCAGTGCGCGCACAGGCGGGCGTGCCGGGAGTCGCTTCAAGCTACGGAGTGCCTAAGGGAGGAAAACCCTATGAGCCGGCTGAGCGAGGATTACCCGCGGAGAGCCTGTGGTCGACGGAGCGCTATCTCAACTTTGCTCCGAAGCTGTTCGAGGAACTGCGTAAGAGTGTTGGCGAAGACCTGCATCTGCTGCACGATGTCCACCATCGTCTGACGCCGATCGAGGCAGGGGGATTGGGAAAAGCCCTGGAGCCGTATCATCTGTTCTGGATGGAAGATCCCACTCCTGCTGAGTTGCAGTCGTCATTTGCTGTGATCCGTCAACATACGACAACGCCAATCGCGGTGGGCGAAGTCTTCAACTCAATCTGGGACTGCAAGGAACTGATCGAGCGCCAGCTCATCGATTACATTCGCATGACTATTGTGCACGGAGGAGGAATCACACACATGCGTAAGGTCGCGGACTTTGCCAGTTTGTATCAGGTGCGGACAGGATGCCATGGCGCAACGGACATGAGCCCGATCACCATGGCTGCTGCGCTGCATCTTGGCCTGGCGATTCATAATTTTGGAATCCAGGAACATATGCGTCACAGTGCTCTGACCGATGAGGTGTTTCCTCATGGCTATCGTTTCGATGCGGGCTACATGCACCCCGGCGATGCTCCCGGACTCGGCGTCGACATCAACGAGTCTCTTGCTGCAAAATACCCCTACCAGCGCGCATATTTACCGATTGCGCGCAAGCTGGACGGTACGCTGACGGACTGGTAATAGGTCAGCGGCTAACGAATCAGCATCGAGACAATACTGGCGCTCATCAGATTGGCCATTGTTCCAGCAAGCATTGCGCGCAGGCCAAGCTGGGCGAGGTCATTGCGACGTTCCGGCGCCAGAGCGCCGATGCCGCCGATCTGCATACCGATCGAACCGATATTCGCAAATCCGCATAGCGCAAAGGTGGCAATAGAAAACGTTCGCGGCGACAGCTGCGTTTTTTGAAGCCCCAACTGTGTGTAGGCGACGAACTCATTCAGCACGGCCCGTGTCCCGAGCAGATTTCCGATAGCAGGCGCTTCCTTCCATGGGATGCCGATGAGCCACGCGACGGGCGCGCCAATTACTCCCAGAACAGCGTTGAGCGAGTGCGGGAACGGAATGCGTCCGAGTGTCCACAGAAAGTTTGAAATGCCGAGCATCATCGCATTGAATAGGCCAACGAGTGCGAGAAAGCTGATGAGCATGATGGCAACGTTGAAAGCCAGCTTGCCTCCGTCGATTGTCCCGCGGGCGATAGCGGCGACGAAGTTATCGTTCTTGTGTTCTTCATTGGGGGGCATCTTGACCGTGCCAGCGGTTGCGGGAACCTCTGTCTCAGGCACAAGCATCTTGGCGACCAGAATTGTTCCCGGGGCGGTCATGATGACTGCTGAAAGAAGATCCTGCGCATTGATGCCGAAGCTGATATAGGCGGCCATTATGCCACCGGAGACATGCGCCATCCCAGAGGTCATAATTGTCATCAGCTCTGAGCGCGTAGCCCCGTCGAGAAACGGGCGAATGGTTAGGGGAGCCTCAGTCTGGCCCATAAAGATCGACGCAGCAACATTAGTCGATTCCGCACCGCTGGTGCCCATCGTTCGTTGCATGATCCAGGCCACGATGCGAATGATCTGCTGCATCAGCCCAATGTGATACAGGATGGCAAAGAAAGCAGAGACGAAGATGATGGTGGGAAGAACGGCAAAAGCAAATACTGCGAGGGGGTTGCCGGGGGTGCCGAGGTTGCCAAACACCATGGACGAGCCGTCGGCGGAGTGGGCCAAAAGTGAGGTTACGGCGACAGATCCTTTGTGGAGTAAGGTCTGCCCGTAGGTCCATTTAATTACAAGGAAGGCAAAAAGGACCTGCAACCCAAGTCCCCACGCTACAGTGCGCCAGCGAATGGCGCGCCGGTTGGTCGAAAAGACGTATGCGATTCCGAGAAAGACGGTGAGTCCCAAAAGGCCAATAAATCGATGCAAAGGCGTGGCTCTCCTGCACGTTACTACAAGTGTGTGGGATGAGTGTAACGGGAATTGGCCCTGAGCAACAGCGATTTATGCAGTGGCAACAGGCATTACGCTCCGCCTGCAGCGTGGCTGCGGAATCTCCCGCTGGCCGTGAGGGCCGGCACGCTGTCAAGACGGATGTGCCTCAGCGGCGTCCGCTTCTGCTTAAGCGAGTACATGCGCAGGTCGGCGATGCGAAGCAGGCGGGTTGGATCGGCGGCGTCTTCAGGGAAGATGGAAATGCCGATCGATGCGGAGACATTCAATGTCTGTCCGTCGAAGATAAACGGCCGCTCGATGGCCCTGCGAATCGTCTCGCTCAACTGCTCGGCCGATTGTGTATGGCCGGGATTGCACGCAACCAAAGTAAACTCATCGCCGCCAAGACGGGCGAGGCAATCGAAGCCATGAACATGCTCTCGAAGACTAACGGCGACATGCCTCAGTAGTTGATCGCCGGCCTGATGTCCATAATTGTCGTTAATCTGTTTGAAGCCGTCGAGGTCGAGCATGAACAGCGCCAGCGTGGTTTCGGAGCGGCGGCAACGATCAAGCGCCGTCGAAAGATGGTCTTCAAAGGCCCGGCGGTTGGGTAGGCCCGTGAGTTCATCATGCAGGGCCAGCCAGCGGTTGCATGAGACCTGTTCCTCCAGCATAACCAGGATCATCCCGATAGAGATGAGTGATTTCTGCATATTCCATACGTGCGATGCAATATCTGCATATGCTCGCAGATTGACAATAAACGGGTGAACAAAGAAGCAGATGGCCCAGATATAAAACCCTGTGAGAATAGCCAGCCGGCCTGTGCTTCTACCTGGCAGGCGCCGTTGGAACTTTAAACCTGCTACGGCGTAAACGCCGCCAAGGCTCCAATAGACGAGGTCCCGGAACTTTCCGTTATAGGCGAGTACTGCGATTCCAACCCAGCCCGCAAGATGAACGACTGTGACCAGCCATGGACGGCGGAGAACGATCGAGCTTCCGATTGCAATCATTAGCCCTAGAGCGATCCAGGGATAATATGAGGCCGCCTTGTAGATGTGCAGGCCGTAGGTCGTATTGAGGGCAAGCAGAGGCAGGCCATTCAACACAAGGTAAAGCAGGCGCGTTTTCACCGGCAAAGGATGTGAACTGGAATCCCAGGTGAACACCATGCCGGCGATGAGGTAGCAGTCCAGCACGATAACGTGTAGCGCCGTAGCTGGCATACTGTTTTGAGAATAGAAGATATGTGCTATGGATTCGACAAGAGTAATGAACAGACCGATAAGCCAGATATCTGCCTGTTCCTGCGGGTGCCGCCGCCGCATAAGCAGAAGAATAGCGATAAGAATCGCCAGGGCCGATAGATCAGGGAGAAAGGCGTAGTTCATCAGGCTCCATACTTTCTTTTGTCGGCAGGCATCTATTTACTGTCTAAAAAGATGGGCTCATGTGTGCCTGCCGTAAGGAGATATTTCACTCATTATCTGTCAAATATGCGATGGAACGAAGATGAAATTCTCAATTTAAATAAGCCAACGTTCGCTGAACCAGCCTCTCCTCTCCGTTAGGCCGCAGCATACTCCATGGATCAGGAGGCGGTTCTGGCTGTGATCGCCTCGCGCACTAATGCCTGCTTTTCTGGAGGTGAGCTTGAAATGACCAGCGTTTCGCGGAGCATCTGCTCTGGTTCATCGAGCAAATACTGGTCTTCTGAGAAGAGCGTGAAGATTGGTTGCCCCCTTTCCAGTCGATCACCCAGTTTGGCGTGCGATTCGATGCCGGCATGTGCGCTTACCGGATCGCCTGGCTTTTCGCGACCAGCTCCCAGGCGCTGCACTGCCCAGCCAACCTGTTTGCAATTCATTGAGTGGAGAAAGCCGTCTCGATCCGCGGTGACGACACGGGATGCCTTGGGCTTGTGGTGCGAAGCGGGATCGCGAAATACCGATGGATCGCCGCCCTGGGTTTCTACGATCTTGAGCCATGCCTTATACGCTTCGCCCGATATCAAAATCTCGTCTGAGAGCTCTGCGCCGGCCTCCGGGGTATTGGTTTGGCCGGCAAAATAAAGCATCCAGCCAGACAGGGCGTTCGATAGCTCAATCAAATCCGCAGACATGGGATGTCTCACCTGTTTCATGATGTCGACACACTCCCATACCTCAATCCAGTTTCCCGAAAACCGTCCCAGT
This region of Acidobacteriota bacterium genomic DNA includes:
- a CDS encoding GntR family transcriptional regulator produces the protein MKAYQLIQHKIATGELRAGTLISELAISKELGSSRTPVREAAGQLLAEGLLDLGSGGGIVVTQLTRQGIIDLYELREALEVFAVGRAAREGVRPADRKRLESLLDETQILIKELKESGKPELNSEQMKRFAVSDLGFHALLIRLAANARILKVVNDTRLMIRIFAIRRSGHKREELERIYKHHRAILQAVVDCDTEGARKLLAEHIQASGRERLEEFDLWERENHLANIDMGSSFSFNG
- a CDS encoding sodium:solute symporter family protein → MSALALLFVSQRLTHLSGIDVLILALYFAVVIFIGFYVKGSTNTSEEFFLAGREMSAWIAGLSFVSANLGSLELMGWAGSAYQYGILATHWYWVGAIPAMLFLGIVMMPFYYISKTHSVPGYLQLRFGEGSRGLAAISFGLMTILMSGVNMFAMAVVMQTVLGWNITFSIWIGAITVAVYVMLGGLRSAIINEVLQFVLIWAGAALIPILGLIEAGGWTNLKAQIAVNVGSNDYTHLWSTLGTFKGNPMGIHWTGIVFGLGMIISFGYWTTDFLVVQRVLSANNLRAAKMAPIIGAAFKMAVPLIVIVPGLLALAVLKNPDGSLMHLVPGDVAKATGQHAYDEVLPLMLIRYCGPGLLGLGITALVAGFMSGMAGNVSAFSTVWTYDIYGAYIKKNASDKHYVAMGRWSTVIGMLVSIATAYLVAHASSIMDYVQALFSFFIAPLFGTVILGMLWKRATRAGGFWGLFAGTASSIAMFAYVQTGGKAALARIALSPDAQPMAENMYRALWSWLVCVLVTVTVSMMTKPKTDEELKGLVYGATVIPDDGATSVWQKPIFWAGIVTVVFIALNVIFF
- a CDS encoding SDR family oxidoreductase, with translation MNSFQLEGRCAVVIGGTSGIGHAIALGLARAGVNVIPVSRSAEASAQTAQQVRSLGCRSLDAYVDVTQRASIEKLHAAVQNELGDVHVLVNCAGVTQRAPTATFSENDWNRIFDINLNGTLRACQVFGQSMIDRRRGRIINIASLSTLVAFQEVAAYCASKAAVGALTRSLAVEWAPYNVFVNAIAPGIFPTALNSAILESPRGKELKMRTPMQRFGQPEELITTALYLASDTSSFTTGQIVAVDGGFLASGVNQ
- a CDS encoding D-galactonate dehydratase family protein, with the translated sequence MKIVAARLIVCSPDRNFVTLRIDTDEGIYGLGDATLNGRELAVAAYLEEHVIPCLIGREAFQIEDIWQYLYRGAYWRRGPVTMAAIGAVDMALWDIKGKALNTPVYNLLGGASRQGCMVYTHANGNDISAAIDAVQREREAGYLAVRAQAGVPGVASSYGVPKGGKPYEPAERGLPAESLWSTERYLNFAPKLFEELRKSVGEDLHLLHDVHHRLTPIEAGGLGKALEPYHLFWMEDPTPAELQSSFAVIRQHTTTPIAVGEVFNSIWDCKELIERQLIDYIRMTIVHGGGITHMRKVADFASLYQVRTGCHGATDMSPITMAAALHLGLAIHNFGIQEHMRHSALTDEVFPHGYRFDAGYMHPGDAPGLGVDINESLAAKYPYQRAYLPIARKLDGTLTDW
- a CDS encoding NupC/NupG family nucleoside CNT transporter, translating into MHRFIGLLGLTVFLGIAYVFSTNRRAIRWRTVAWGLGLQVLFAFLVIKWTYGQTLLHKGSVAVTSLLAHSADGSSMVFGNLGTPGNPLAVFAFAVLPTIIFVSAFFAILYHIGLMQQIIRIVAWIMQRTMGTSGAESTNVAASIFMGQTEAPLTIRPFLDGATRSELMTIMTSGMAHVSGGIMAAYISFGINAQDLLSAVIMTAPGTILVAKMLVPETEVPATAGTVKMPPNEEHKNDNFVAAIARGTIDGGKLAFNVAIMLISFLALVGLFNAMMLGISNFLWTLGRIPFPHSLNAVLGVIGAPVAWLIGIPWKEAPAIGNLLGTRAVLNEFVAYTQLGLQKTQLSPRTFSIATFALCGFANIGSIGMQIGGIGALAPERRNDLAQLGLRAMLAGTMANLMSASIVSMLIR
- a CDS encoding GGDEF domain-containing protein, coding for MNYAFLPDLSALAILIAILLLMRRRHPQEQADIWLIGLFITLVESIAHIFYSQNSMPATALHVIVLDCYLIAGMVFTWDSSSHPLPVKTRLLYLVLNGLPLLALNTTYGLHIYKAASYYPWIALGLMIAIGSSIVLRRPWLVTVVHLAGWVGIAVLAYNGKFRDLVYWSLGGVYAVAGLKFQRRLPGRSTGRLAILTGFYIWAICFFVHPFIVNLRAYADIASHVWNMQKSLISIGMILVMLEEQVSCNRWLALHDELTGLPNRRAFEDHLSTALDRCRRSETTLALFMLDLDGFKQINDNYGHQAGDQLLRHVAVSLREHVHGFDCLARLGGDEFTLVACNPGHTQSAEQLSETIRRAIERPFIFDGQTLNVSASIGISIFPEDAADPTRLLRIADLRMYSLKQKRTPLRHIRLDSVPALTASGRFRSHAAGGA